From one bacterium genomic stretch:
- a CDS encoding aminotransferase class I/II-fold pyridoxal phosphate-dependent enzyme, which produces MSAGVYPYFRAIETDQDAVVKIDGRDILMLGSNNYLGLTNHPKVKEAARQAVDNFGAGCAGSRFLNGTLSIHRECEEKLAYFLRKEAVLLFTTGYQANLGGIATLVSRNTWIIADALSHASIIDATRLSFGRVAKFRHNDMADLERLLIAHQGKEMIVVTEGVFSMEGDTVDLPAVVELCKKYDADLILDDAHGVGVYGPHGDGTAGHFGLTNDTDLIIGTFSKSLAAIGGFVAASEDIVHFLKHHARALIFSASPPPATVGAVIAALKIIDEEPERRELLWSNANYLRNGLKGLGLDTGHSNTPIIPVVVGDALNSFKVCKLMQDEGVFINPVVPPAVQPGQSLIRFSVMSTHTHDQLDFALDKIAKIARQIPFHAEAGHSNKNSASYGSEVSEPFSEVSVASSGH; this is translated from the coding sequence ATGTCGGCGGGGGTTTATCCGTATTTCAGGGCAATCGAGACTGATCAGGATGCTGTCGTCAAGATAGACGGCCGTGACATTTTGATGCTTGGGTCAAACAACTATCTTGGACTGACAAATCACCCAAAAGTCAAGGAAGCGGCTCGACAGGCAGTGGACAACTTTGGTGCGGGATGTGCTGGTTCACGCTTCTTGAACGGCACGTTGAGTATTCATCGGGAGTGTGAAGAGAAACTGGCGTACTTCTTGAGAAAAGAGGCAGTACTTTTGTTCACAACCGGTTATCAGGCCAATTTGGGGGGAATTGCCACTTTAGTTTCGAGAAACACGTGGATAATTGCTGACGCATTGTCGCATGCATCAATCATTGATGCAACACGACTTTCGTTTGGCCGCGTTGCCAAGTTTCGCCATAACGACATGGCAGATCTGGAAAGGTTGCTCATCGCGCATCAAGGCAAGGAGATGATCGTCGTAACGGAGGGCGTCTTTTCCATGGAGGGTGATACCGTGGACCTCCCCGCTGTTGTCGAGTTGTGCAAGAAGTACGACGCCGATCTGATTCTGGATGATGCCCACGGGGTAGGAGTTTACGGTCCTCACGGTGATGGTACGGCCGGGCACTTTGGATTAACAAACGATACAGATCTGATAATTGGCACATTTTCGAAATCGCTTGCAGCAATTGGTGGGTTCGTAGCCGCTTCGGAAGACATTGTGCATTTTCTGAAACATCATGCGCGTGCGTTGATATTTTCAGCCAGTCCGCCGCCTGCAACTGTTGGGGCAGTGATAGCCGCTTTGAAGATCATTGACGAAGAACCAGAACGTCGGGAATTGCTTTGGAGCAATGCAAACTACCTGCGTAACGGGCTGAAGGGTCTAGGGCTGGATACAGGTCACAGCAATACTCCGATAATCCCAGTTGTCGTAGGAGATGCTCTCAATTCATTCAAGGTCTGCAAGTTGATGCAAGATGAAGGTGTGTTCATCAATCCGGTGGTCCCCCCGGCTGTTCAGCCCGGTCAAAGTTTAATTCGTTTTTCTGTGATGTCGACCCACACTCACGATCAGCTTGACTTTGCGCTCGACAAAATCGCCAAAATTGCAAGGCAAATCCCATTTCACGCGGAGGCAGGGCATTCCAACAAGAATTCTGCAAGTTACGGATCGGAAGTCTCTGAACCGTTTTCTGAAGTTTCCGTGGCAAGTTCAGGGCACTGA
- a CDS encoding YifB family Mg chelatase-like AAA ATPase, giving the protein MFAEVTTAALMGVDAIRVRAECHLENAAESAIVIVGLPDNAVKEAKERVSAAIKNTGLAMPQRRVIINLAPANIRKEGSSFDLPIAIGILGASGQLRPGALENTVFMGELALDGNLRPVRGMLSVTGAMQKEGLQKIVVPDGNKQEAALVDEMEVYPANSLRETIDFLNGLKPIDRHSVDHRRLFDESRELTGDFSDVRGQESVKRALEVAAAGGHNVLMIGPPGSGKTMLAKRLPGILPEFSIQEALETTRVHSVAGILPSGKAIVANRPFRSPHHTVSDAGLIGGGMIPRPGEVSLAHNGVLFLDELPEFHKNVLEVLRQPLEDGVVTLSRAAVSLSYPAQFMLVAAMNPCPCGFATDQDRECKCTTEQIRRYVAKISGPLLDRIDLHVEVPRVSWNELSSPAAKDSSDRIRSRVDSARRRQRQRFENYRTNLYSNAQMSNKEIEQFAPIDSQSLELLRQVVENMGLSARAYHRIRKVARTIADIEESDDIQMHHVTEAIQYRSLDRLGELIV; this is encoded by the coding sequence ATGTTTGCAGAAGTAACCACAGCAGCTTTGATGGGAGTTGACGCAATTCGCGTTAGAGCTGAGTGTCACTTGGAGAATGCCGCTGAATCAGCCATAGTGATCGTGGGTCTTCCGGACAATGCCGTGAAGGAAGCTAAAGAAAGAGTCTCGGCGGCAATCAAGAACACCGGTCTTGCAATGCCTCAAAGGCGAGTTATCATCAATCTTGCTCCGGCAAACATTCGTAAGGAAGGCAGTTCGTTTGATCTTCCAATCGCGATAGGAATACTCGGCGCTTCCGGACAGTTGAGGCCAGGTGCCCTTGAAAACACAGTCTTCATGGGCGAACTTGCTTTGGACGGCAATTTGCGTCCCGTGAGAGGAATGCTCTCTGTAACCGGCGCAATGCAGAAAGAAGGCTTGCAAAAGATTGTCGTTCCCGATGGTAACAAGCAGGAGGCCGCTCTTGTTGATGAAATGGAAGTATATCCAGCGAACTCCCTGCGTGAGACAATTGACTTCTTGAATGGGCTAAAGCCGATTGACAGACATTCTGTAGATCATCGTCGACTGTTCGATGAATCTCGTGAATTGACCGGTGATTTCTCGGATGTTCGCGGCCAAGAATCGGTCAAACGAGCACTTGAAGTGGCAGCCGCAGGTGGACACAATGTCCTAATGATCGGTCCTCCCGGATCTGGGAAAACAATGCTCGCAAAGCGTTTGCCGGGAATTTTGCCGGAATTCAGTATACAAGAGGCACTTGAGACTACTCGAGTCCACTCCGTTGCCGGCATACTTCCCAGCGGTAAGGCAATAGTCGCAAATCGTCCGTTTCGTTCTCCGCATCACACCGTCTCAGATGCCGGATTAATCGGCGGCGGTATGATTCCGCGTCCGGGTGAAGTGTCGCTCGCGCATAACGGCGTTCTATTTCTTGATGAATTGCCTGAATTTCACAAGAACGTCTTGGAGGTACTCAGGCAGCCGCTGGAAGACGGTGTCGTTACATTGTCTCGTGCGGCCGTGTCGCTCTCATATCCCGCACAGTTTATGCTTGTAGCGGCGATGAATCCATGTCCTTGCGGCTTTGCAACAGACCAGGACAGAGAGTGCAAGTGCACGACCGAACAGATTCGCCGCTACGTAGCAAAGATTTCCGGACCCCTTCTCGATAGGATAGATTTGCACGTGGAAGTTCCCCGGGTATCTTGGAACGAACTTTCATCACCGGCAGCAAAAGACAGTTCGGACAGGATAAGAAGTCGAGTCGATTCAGCGCGTCGTCGGCAGCGCCAGAGATTCGAAAATTATCGTACGAATCTCTATTCCAATGCTCAAATGAGTAACAAGGAGATTGAGCAGTTTGCTCCTATCGATTCACAAAGTCTTGAGTTACTGCGACAGGTCGTTGAAAACATGGGGTTGTCCGCACGTGCGTATCATCGGATCAGAAAAGTCGCACGAACGATTGCAGACATAGAGGAAAGTGACGATATTCAAATGCATCATGTCACAGAAGCGATCCAGTATCGCTCACTGGACAGGCTAGGGGAGCTCATTGTATAG
- a CDS encoding acyl--CoA ligase, whose translation MDGGRGISNLSEWAHSLLTLSPERTLFVSGGESVSSTAFHEQVSLFRGGITRAGIMPDQIVAVACERNLRSVAAVFACFCDGALPFLFDPRQDPETCAKLFDSLRISGLVLGENQESGFFASRLPYLKWSGEIHGVTPKTGVTAQHVAGGFLLHTAGTCGLPRAFQHSAAAVNWQANALIANLRLKPGLETWFTGSLASPANFSFALCATLKAGGTVVLDEPENALHEEPKLNGNQRILVMAQARDEESWNADRLLKLKGRLSSILVTDFPLTESYCTTLISATDGVVWSGFSTAECAGFLALNTVPGVWPVESVGRPLAGSEIVIFGNDGEQLGNNQPGRLAYKFAPRPEKVTSLTFQGKEQSSPFTFTGDWALVDDNDFLYILGNEKALFFKAGFIVKALEIEDAIRNASGLSDAVVFAVHDDETESEIAAVVSFTGETTRLAEAISILESRIPRYKVPERLAQIESFSRTPSGKKKRFGFATPPKYAPVEKAAVTSPEHGEGN comes from the coding sequence GTGGACGGTGGTCGTGGAATTAGTAATCTGTCGGAGTGGGCACATTCACTTCTGACTTTATCGCCGGAAAGAACTCTGTTTGTTTCCGGCGGGGAGAGCGTTTCTTCAACCGCGTTTCATGAACAAGTTTCGCTTTTTCGTGGCGGCATAACGCGAGCGGGGATAATGCCGGATCAGATTGTCGCAGTCGCATGTGAAAGGAATTTGCGAAGTGTTGCAGCAGTGTTTGCGTGCTTTTGCGACGGTGCATTGCCTTTTCTGTTCGATCCCAGGCAGGATCCCGAGACCTGTGCCAAGCTTTTTGACTCACTTCGCATCAGCGGATTGGTTCTGGGTGAGAATCAGGAATCAGGTTTCTTCGCTTCTCGATTGCCGTATTTGAAATGGTCAGGTGAAATCCATGGTGTCACTCCAAAGACCGGCGTGACTGCTCAACATGTAGCTGGCGGTTTCCTGCTCCATACGGCCGGAACCTGCGGTTTGCCTCGTGCGTTTCAACATTCTGCAGCGGCCGTGAACTGGCAGGCAAATGCACTAATAGCGAACCTGCGGCTGAAGCCAGGCTTGGAGACATGGTTCACTGGATCGCTTGCTTCACCTGCCAACTTTTCTTTTGCTCTCTGCGCCACATTGAAAGCAGGTGGAACTGTCGTACTCGATGAACCTGAGAACGCTCTGCATGAAGAACCCAAGCTTAATGGCAATCAACGCATACTTGTAATGGCACAAGCGCGGGATGAGGAAAGTTGGAATGCGGATCGACTATTAAAGCTTAAAGGCAGGCTTTCATCTATACTTGTGACCGACTTTCCTCTTACAGAATCCTATTGCACAACTTTGATCAGTGCAACTGACGGAGTTGTCTGGTCAGGATTCAGCACTGCTGAATGCGCCGGGTTTCTTGCACTTAATACAGTTCCGGGAGTTTGGCCTGTAGAATCAGTGGGGCGTCCGCTTGCCGGCTCTGAGATTGTCATCTTTGGCAATGATGGCGAACAACTTGGTAACAATCAGCCGGGGCGTCTTGCGTATAAATTCGCGCCACGACCAGAAAAGGTTACTTCCTTGACATTCCAAGGCAAAGAACAATCGTCTCCGTTCACCTTTACGGGCGATTGGGCGCTTGTTGATGACAATGACTTCCTTTACATTCTAGGAAACGAGAAGGCGTTGTTTTTTAAGGCAGGATTCATTGTAAAGGCACTTGAAATTGAGGACGCTATCCGAAACGCAAGCGGCTTGAGCGACGCTGTCGTTTTTGCAGTCCACGATGATGAAACAGAGAGTGAAATCGCCGCGGTTGTGAGTTTTACTGGAGAAACAACACGGCTTGCAGAGGCAATTTCGATTCTCGAATCCCGGATTCCGCGGTACAAAGTCCCGGAAAGATTGGCGCAAATTGAATCGTTTTCACGTACACCCAGCGGGAAGAAGAAAAGGTTTGGGTTCGCAACGCCTCCCAAATATGCACCGGTGGAAAAGGCTGCTGTAACTTCCCCGGAACACGGCGAAGGAAATTGA
- a CDS encoding bifunctional nuclease family protein encodes MNSGDQFVIVDVIGISVCPPYQGYVVILKEKEGERWLPIFIGAAEAQSISFLLQGLEYARPMTYDLFAAILQEGKIEIRSTTICDLRDNTFYAEVELKVADGEIRRIDARPSDAIALALKSKAPIQVARKVMDGAAVSNEPVNRSIVEQIAYLHQKLKECVEMEAYEEAAKIRDHIRSLETKLTDTDLPGTGPGNEGDR; translated from the coding sequence ATGAACTCGGGTGATCAGTTTGTTATTGTCGACGTTATCGGAATTTCCGTATGCCCTCCATATCAGGGATATGTTGTCATACTGAAAGAAAAGGAGGGAGAGCGTTGGCTTCCGATTTTTATTGGCGCGGCGGAAGCACAAAGCATCTCGTTCTTGCTTCAGGGGCTCGAGTACGCGCGTCCCATGACGTACGATTTGTTTGCAGCAATCTTGCAGGAAGGAAAAATCGAGATACGTTCAACGACAATCTGTGACCTGAGGGACAACACATTCTATGCCGAAGTTGAGCTTAAGGTTGCAGATGGTGAGATTCGTAGAATAGATGCCAGGCCTTCTGATGCTATCGCTCTTGCCTTGAAGTCAAAAGCGCCGATTCAAGTTGCTCGTAAGGTCATGGACGGAGCAGCGGTTAGCAATGAGCCCGTCAACCGATCCATCGTTGAGCAAATTGCCTATCTCCATCAGAAACTTAAAGAGTGTGTGGAAATGGAGGCGTACGAGGAGGCAGCCAAGATTCGTGACCATATCCGTTCTCTTGAAACGAAACTGACTGATACGGACTTGCCTGGTACCGGCCCGGGAAATGAAGGCGATCGTTGA
- a CDS encoding DUF177 domain-containing protein: MKLHLPSFSPGTHNVAEELRADELELDPSQFAKPILVEIHLDRHDPYFELKVRLTTTAFAECDRCLSLADVRISLENPLLYVLGQPPSGDQVDDDDIAYVRAGTTEIDLTKDLRDFLILAYSGRHLCSEHCLGLCQKCGANLNDGPCVC; this comes from the coding sequence GTGAAACTCCACCTTCCGTCGTTTTCTCCTGGCACTCATAACGTAGCCGAAGAATTGAGGGCGGACGAACTTGAATTAGATCCATCTCAGTTCGCGAAACCCATTTTGGTCGAGATACATCTTGACCGACATGATCCATACTTTGAACTGAAAGTTCGGTTAACAACTACAGCATTTGCAGAATGTGACAGATGCCTTTCATTGGCGGACGTCCGGATTAGTTTGGAAAATCCGCTTCTTTACGTATTAGGACAACCACCATCCGGTGACCAGGTGGACGATGATGACATCGCCTATGTTCGGGCAGGGACAACCGAAATTGACCTAACGAAGGACCTGCGCGACTTCCTCATACTTGCCTATTCAGGCAGACACTTGTGTAGCGAGCATTGCCTTGGGTTGTGTCAAAAGTGCGGAGCAAACCTGAATGATGGGCCGTGCGTTTGTTAG
- the rpmF gene encoding 50S ribosomal protein L32 gives MPVPKRRVGKSRRDRRRANFNLSGPALATCSNCKAVIAPHRVCGSCGYYNGRFVVQVKNN, from the coding sequence ATGCCAGTACCTAAGAGACGAGTTGGAAAATCTCGCCGAGACCGACGCCGTGCGAACTTCAACCTGAGCGGCCCCGCCTTGGCGACATGCTCAAATTGCAAAGCCGTAATCGCGCCACATCGGGTGTGCGGCTCCTGCGGCTATTATAACGGCCGCTTTGTCGTTCAAGTTAAGAACAACTGA
- the plsX gene encoding phosphate acyltransferase PlsX: protein MVIALDAMGGDHAPEVPVEAACLAVDEMPDIRVALFGPALTIQAELHRLSRTDDNGRLMIVDAPEIVEMTDSPGKVVRSKPNSSLLRAIDMHQEGGASAIVSAGHTGVQMAASYLKLGLIKGVKRPTIGGLFPQGNGKFTILLDVGANTDCKPINLLQFAVMGSVYMKLLVGLESPRIALLSIGEEKTKGNELVLSTHYLLEHSGLNFIGNIEGRDIFRHKADVVVCDGFVGNVVLKLAESLYLAFAKRMTTGSDGQRVEPPSQLLQLAREFDYSEVGGVPLLGVNGVSIICHGGSPAKAIKNAIREARNMVNRNLPAALSAGVEEYDAGMLARGVARYKGRTEKRDELEVEESDDE, encoded by the coding sequence ATGGTAATAGCCTTGGATGCAATGGGGGGTGATCATGCTCCCGAAGTTCCAGTAGAAGCAGCATGTCTCGCAGTCGATGAGATGCCGGACATTCGTGTCGCTCTTTTTGGACCTGCACTGACTATCCAGGCCGAATTGCATCGACTCAGCCGCACTGATGATAATGGGCGACTCATGATTGTTGACGCGCCGGAGATCGTCGAGATGACAGATTCACCGGGCAAAGTCGTGCGTTCGAAACCGAACAGTTCTTTGCTGCGTGCAATTGATATGCACCAGGAAGGCGGCGCGTCGGCAATTGTCTCGGCCGGTCACACAGGCGTGCAAATGGCCGCGAGCTACTTGAAACTGGGCTTGATTAAGGGAGTCAAAAGACCTACAATTGGCGGTCTGTTCCCGCAGGGAAACGGGAAGTTCACCATACTCCTTGATGTCGGAGCAAATACGGATTGTAAACCCATTAACTTACTTCAATTTGCAGTTATGGGTTCTGTGTACATGAAACTCCTCGTTGGCCTTGAATCCCCGCGTATTGCTCTTCTGTCCATTGGAGAAGAGAAGACAAAGGGAAATGAGCTTGTACTCTCAACTCATTATCTACTGGAGCACAGTGGTCTCAATTTTATTGGCAATATTGAGGGAAGAGACATCTTCCGCCACAAGGCGGACGTTGTAGTGTGTGACGGTTTTGTCGGTAATGTTGTGCTCAAGTTGGCCGAATCACTCTATCTGGCATTTGCCAAGCGAATGACAACAGGCAGTGACGGTCAAAGAGTTGAACCACCATCTCAGCTCCTGCAACTTGCAAGGGAGTTTGATTACTCTGAAGTCGGAGGAGTACCTTTGCTTGGTGTCAACGGCGTTTCGATTATCTGCCACGGCGGCTCTCCGGCAAAGGCGATAAAAAACGCCATTCGCGAAGCGAGAAACATGGTGAACCGCAATCTCCCCGCTGCCCTTAGTGCCGGAGTCGAAGAGTATGACGCCGGCATGCTCGCGCGTGGTGTGGCACGATACAAAGGAAGAACTGAAAAGAGGGATGAACTGGAAGTAGAGGAGTCAGACGATGAGTAA
- a CDS encoding ketoacyl-ACP synthase III: MSKGVAPVSRIIGLGVGIPETVLSNKDLERMVDTSDEWITSRTGIKERRIMKKGERTSDYCIRAAREAMLDAGIEAEELDAIIIGTISGDMRFPSTAVFVQEAIGARNAAAWDVSATCSGFLFSLYNADALIASGRARNVLVIGSEMLTPMVNWDDRSTCVLFGDAAGAAVLTRATDDRGILAISIGSNGTYVDLLYSIGHGTASRNDNNNGDRFLFMNGNEVFRHAVRMLERTAFEVVEKAGLQPSDIDWLIPHQANTRIIKATAERMGLPMEQVFLNIHKYGNTSSASVPLAIYEARKEGKLTDNQLMLSVVFGGGFTWGGMVVRF, encoded by the coding sequence ATGAGTAAAGGAGTCGCTCCGGTTTCCCGCATAATCGGTTTGGGAGTTGGGATTCCCGAAACCGTGCTCTCCAATAAAGACTTGGAGCGCATGGTCGATACCAGTGATGAGTGGATTACCAGTCGCACCGGAATCAAGGAACGACGCATCATGAAGAAAGGGGAGCGAACTTCTGACTACTGTATCCGCGCGGCGCGTGAGGCGATGTTGGATGCGGGGATAGAGGCAGAAGAGCTGGATGCGATCATCATAGGCACAATCTCTGGAGACATGCGATTCCCCTCAACTGCCGTGTTTGTTCAAGAGGCAATTGGGGCAAGAAACGCGGCGGCATGGGATGTCAGCGCAACATGCAGTGGTTTCCTCTTTTCCTTGTACAATGCAGACGCATTGATTGCCTCTGGCCGCGCCAGGAATGTGCTTGTAATCGGCAGTGAAATGCTCACTCCAATGGTAAATTGGGATGATCGCTCGACATGTGTCCTGTTTGGAGATGCGGCTGGAGCCGCCGTCTTGACGCGTGCAACTGATGATCGCGGAATTCTGGCGATTTCAATTGGATCGAATGGAACGTATGTTGACTTGTTGTATTCCATTGGTCACGGCACTGCTTCCAGGAATGACAACAACAATGGCGACCGCTTTCTGTTCATGAACGGAAATGAAGTTTTTCGTCATGCCGTTAGGATGCTGGAGCGAACTGCATTCGAGGTCGTGGAAAAGGCAGGACTACAACCAAGTGATATTGATTGGCTCATTCCTCACCAGGCAAATACCAGAATAATCAAGGCGACTGCCGAACGAATGGGTTTGCCAATGGAACAAGTGTTCCTGAATATTCACAAGTACGGGAATACGTCTTCAGCCTCGGTTCCACTTGCAATCTACGAAGCCCGCAAGGAAGGAAAACTGACTGACAATCAACTGATGCTTTCGGTTGTATTTGGCGGCGGCTTCACATGGGGCGGAATGGTTGTGAGGTTTTGA
- the fabD gene encoding ACP S-malonyltransferase, producing MKSDLSTVAFLCSGQGSQFVGMAKDLYDSHELAKSRFSEAQRILGYDIAEICFNGPEDVLRQTRVTQPALYIHSMIVGELLAEHSILPSCAGGHSLGEYSALASAAAFTFETGLELVRVRAEAMQEAGNRQPGTMAAVVGISNETVEQICADCRNVGIVVPANYNSPGQLVISGEIPAVEKAMELCKSAGAKLVRKLVVSGAFHSPLMESAAAKLGNALAECDIRSPRVPVVSNVSGEVHSDVDSIRQSLASQLLSPVRWTDCLVSLNNLRPAKWYEVGPGNVLTGLLKRTIAGESAETVGTQSEIERILSEVEE from the coding sequence ATGAAATCAGATTTGAGTACCGTTGCTTTCTTATGCTCTGGCCAAGGCTCTCAGTTCGTTGGAATGGCGAAAGATTTGTATGACAGCCATGAACTGGCTAAAAGTCGTTTTTCCGAAGCTCAGAGAATTCTTGGTTACGACATTGCAGAGATTTGCTTTAACGGGCCGGAAGATGTGCTAAGGCAGACAAGAGTTACTCAACCGGCTCTTTATATTCATTCGATGATTGTCGGCGAGTTACTAGCCGAGCATTCAATATTGCCATCTTGTGCAGGCGGACACAGCCTTGGAGAATACTCCGCCCTTGCAAGCGCAGCAGCCTTTACTTTCGAAACTGGTCTGGAACTCGTACGAGTTCGTGCTGAAGCGATGCAAGAAGCTGGAAACAGACAGCCTGGCACAATGGCAGCTGTTGTTGGAATTTCCAACGAAACTGTCGAACAGATCTGCGCTGATTGTCGAAATGTGGGGATAGTTGTGCCAGCAAACTACAATTCCCCGGGTCAACTTGTAATCTCTGGTGAAATCCCGGCTGTTGAAAAAGCGATGGAATTATGCAAGTCAGCCGGAGCTAAACTGGTGCGAAAACTCGTAGTATCAGGGGCATTTCATTCGCCATTAATGGAGTCGGCGGCAGCCAAGTTGGGCAATGCGCTCGCGGAGTGCGACATTCGCTCGCCAAGAGTTCCAGTTGTTTCAAATGTGAGCGGGGAAGTGCATTCAGACGTTGACTCAATCAGGCAAAGTCTTGCAAGTCAGCTGCTATCGCCCGTCCGATGGACAGATTGTTTGGTTTCGTTGAACAATCTTCGACCTGCAAAATGGTATGAAGTGGGACCTGGCAACGTGTTAACAGGTCTGCTGAAGCGAACGATCGCAGGCGAATCAGCTGAAACAGTCGGTACACAATCTGAAATCGAGCGAATCCTTTCGGAAGTTGAAGAATGA
- the fabG gene encoding 3-oxoacyl-[acyl-carrier-protein] reductase, which yields MNKTLSGKVAWITGSARGIGKSIAQEFAAAGANLALTDVLAEDLERTARELADTFGVRVMEQVLDVTDKEGVSSFVQRVLEVFGELTILVNNAGITRDGLLMRMSESDWERVISVNLTGTFICTQAAIKPMMKSRYGKVVNIASVVGVMGNAGQANYSASKAGVIGLTKSVAKELAGRGIRANAIAPGFIETEMTHQLTDETRDSYMQSIPLKYLGKPDDIAQVCAFLASPSSDYITGQVIVIDGGLHM from the coding sequence ATGAACAAGACACTTTCGGGCAAAGTAGCATGGATTACAGGATCCGCCCGCGGGATTGGCAAGTCAATCGCACAGGAATTCGCCGCGGCAGGAGCCAATCTTGCCCTGACAGATGTCCTTGCAGAAGATCTCGAGAGGACAGCACGCGAACTTGCAGACACCTTTGGTGTTCGAGTCATGGAGCAAGTGCTGGACGTAACAGACAAGGAAGGAGTGTCGAGTTTTGTTCAGCGGGTGCTTGAAGTGTTTGGCGAACTCACGATTCTCGTAAACAATGCTGGGATAACTCGAGATGGACTTCTCATGCGGATGTCCGAATCAGATTGGGAACGAGTAATCAGCGTTAACTTGACCGGCACATTCATTTGCACACAAGCCGCGATTAAACCGATGATGAAATCACGGTACGGAAAAGTCGTGAATATCGCATCTGTCGTCGGCGTAATGGGAAATGCGGGCCAGGCTAATTACTCGGCATCCAAGGCAGGCGTAATAGGACTCACAAAGTCCGTTGCCAAGGAACTCGCAGGCAGAGGGATTCGTGCAAACGCAATTGCACCGGGATTCATCGAAACAGAGATGACCCACCAATTGACGGACGAGACGCGCGATTCCTATATGCAGTCTATTCCGCTAAAGTATCTTGGCAAACCAGATGATATAGCGCAAGTTTGCGCATTTCTTGCTTCACCATCGTCGGACTATATCACGGGACAAGTGATTGTGATCGACGGTGGTTTGCACATGTAA
- a CDS encoding acyl carrier protein, whose amino-acid sequence MSDLENKIKKIIADRLQVDLASVTENASFVEDLGADSLDLVELVMAFEEEFGLEIPDQDAETMKSVGDALNYLRSKTEQSA is encoded by the coding sequence ATGTCCGACTTGGAGAACAAGATTAAGAAGATTATTGCTGACCGCCTGCAGGTAGATCTTGCCAGCGTCACCGAAAACGCGAGCTTTGTTGAAGACCTCGGTGCAGATTCGCTGGATTTGGTCGAACTCGTAATGGCATTTGAAGAGGAATTCGGTCTTGAAATTCCGGATCAGGATGCCGAAACAATGAAGTCGGTCGGTGATGCCCTGAATTACCTCAGGAGCAAAACTGAGCAAAGCGCCTAA